The Pocillopora verrucosa isolate sample1 chromosome 2, ASM3666991v2, whole genome shotgun sequence genome has a segment encoding these proteins:
- the LOC131790585 gene encoding solute carrier organic anion transporter family member 4A1 produces MATTDNKQLSYGWLRFRPSWLQFLNTPKWFLFFLSQYFFTQSIIVNGVYPGSISTIERRFGYSSYMIGMMTSSYDIAAMIITPLISYIGGSRKKPLFCAWGLFTMGVGFFIFMLPHFVSPPYQATAIITNSNTSITDLSVTDTGLCWANRTDQLGKNQCKEETKGGNTLYYALFVLGMVVAGAGCTPMYALGIPYMDENVNDKVTSMYVGIFVASGILGAAVGFVLISRFLVMFVEPGVQTSLTIQDKRWVGNWWIGFAIFGAICVFWSIWLLGFPKEFPLTKKRRELEVSATNTVISTTSKEDRDSNHESIPKDDIGFSRLKDLPKATKLVFSSLPFLFVTVGACLESFLVVVTGAFLPKVIQTQFYQPPARAALLYGLVVVPSAFCGNMLGAYINKRLKLNLTDSARMCFIVALLGLVSSSALVLKCDTPSIAGVNAPYPNSSDPHQLSAPCNQACNCSQVGYTPVCDGLLNYFSPCHAGCHRMNTTEKGSTSYSNCACAAKSGESAGQMKKGNCYIDCGLKFLLFMAAVVLTPLFTFMSNAPALVVTLRSVPPGQQSYALGLQMDLVRILGAIPGPIIFGALLDKTCILWSSRCGDQGFCQEYDHDGLARVLVAVMTVCKFIATTSFFLCWFFCRQEKSTDKNNTKENDGESFAM; encoded by the exons ATGGCAACAACTGATAATAAACAGTTATCGTATGGCTGGCTTAGATTTCGTCCGTCATGGCTTCAGTTTCTCAACACTCCAAAATGGTTTCTGTTTTTCTTGAGTCAGTATTTTTTTACCCAGAGTATCATCGTTAATGGCGTCTACCCGGGCTCGATCAGCACAATTGAGAGGCGGTTTGGCTACTCCAG TTATATGATTGGTATGATGACTAGCAGTTACGACATAGCAGCCATGATCATAACCCCTCTGATCAGCTACATCGGGGGCTCAAGGAAGAAGCCGCTGTTCTGTGCCTGGGGTTTGTTTACTATGGGGGTTGGATTCTTTATCTTCATGTTGCCTCATTTTGTTTCACCTCCATACCAAGCCACAG CCATTATTACAAATTCTAACACGAGTATTACTGACTTAAGCGTCACTGACACCGGACTTTGCTGGGCAAATCGCACCGATCAACTTGGAAAAAACCAATGTAAAGAAGAAACCAAAGGCGGAAACACTCTCTACTATGCGTTGTTCGTGCTGGGAATGGTTGTTGCTGGAGCAGGTTGTACTCCAATGTATGCGTTGGGAATCCCATACATGGATGAAAATGTCAACGATAAGGTGACGTCAATGTACGTTGGCATATTTGTGGCAAGTGGGATTCTTG gtgCTGCTGTCGGATTTGTGTTGATCTCCAGGTTTCTTGTGATGTTCGTTGAACCTGGTGTTCAGACCTCGCTGACCATACAGGATAAACGTTGGGTGGGGAACTGGTGGATAGGCTTTGCCATATTTGGTGCGATCTGCGTGTTCTGGAGCATTTGGTTATTAGGATTCCCAAAGGAGTTTCCTCTGACAAAGAAACGACGAGAATTAGAAGTATCTGCCACAAACACTGTGATCAGCACG ACCAGCAAAGAAGATAGAGACAGTAATCATGAATCTATTCCAAAAGATGATATTGGATTCTCCAGACTGAAAGATCTTCCTAAAGCTACAAAACTGGTATTTTCTAGTCTCCCGTTCCTTTTCGTAACTGTGGGGGCATGCCTGGAAAGTTTCCTTGTTGTAGTTACAGGAGCGTTTCTACCAAAAGTGATTCAAACACAGTTTTATCAACCCCCAGCGAGAGCAGCTCTGCTCTATGGCTTGGTAGTAGTACCATCTGCATTTTGTGGAAACATGTTGG GAGCTTACATCAACAAACGTCTGAAACTTAACCTGACTGATTCCGCCAGAATGTGTTTTATTGTCGCTTTGTTGGGACTCGTTAGTTCCAGTGCGCTCGTCCTCAAATGTGACACACCAAGTATAGCGGGTGTTAATGCCCCATATCCCAACAg TTCCGATCCTCATCAGCTCTCAGCGCCATGTAACCAAGCCTGTAACTGCAGTCAAGTGGGTTATACTCCAGTTTGCGATGGACTGCTGAACTATTTTTCACCGTGTCACGCGGGCTGCCATAGAATGAATACAACAGAAAAG GGTTCTACTTCTTACTCCAACTGCGCTTGCGCTGCAAAATCTGGCGAAAGTGCTGGACAAATGAAGAAAGGCAACTGCTATATCGATTGCGGGCTCAAGTTTCTACTGTTCATGGCTGCCGTAGTTTTAACCCCTTTATTTACGTTTATGAGCAATGCTCCAGCGTTGGTAGTCACCTTGAG gAGTGTACCACCTGGTCAGCAGTCATACGCGTTAGGACTCCAGATGGACCTTGTGAGGATCCTTGGGGCCATACCGGGGCCAATAATATTTGGGGCCCTCTTGGACAAGACATGCATACTCTGGAGCTCCAG GTGCGGTGACCAGGGGTTTTGCCAAGAGTACGACCATGATGGGCTGGCACGAGTTCTGGTCGCAGTAATGACTGTCTGCAAATTTATCGCCACCACAAGCTTTTTTCTGTGTTGGTTCTTTTGTCGACAAGAAAAAAGCACGGACAAAAATAATACGAAGGAGAATGACGGAGAAAGTTTTGCTATGTAA